A genome region from Elusimicrobiota bacterium includes the following:
- the mfd gene encoding transcription-repair coupling factor, which produces MTDIARAIGPLPGGAEAWWILQNAEGRWLVVTATEETAGTLFDDFQALERWRSPQTPTRASFFSEDDEERLTALSLWAGGRTQVLFAPRNSLEIFLPPPDDFSASHRTLRLGHRLNREDFFAHLLTHGYERVDTVERPGEVAVRGEVLDLWSPGGESPLRTLWPFDQIESIRKINVATQRSTDLIEETEVRPGRLLKRANPQQCSTLLDYLGPEGTLFESNPPTLSPVAGSGTRFIHDPLSTPPHPLPYRSPPPFAGHMNLLAKEVVTWVKEGWKISIFCHNPGEQERMEEILMEQDRSLARAFEEAKIDLPIGPLTHGFLDTENRLAVLANGELFGRIRRRLRLPKFTGGTPLGAVAELRKGDYVVHEQFGIGRYMALERKTAGNMEADYLRLEYKNGDRVFVPLFDFRHVRKFVGTEGKRPILSSLDTGAWDRTREDVEKAVAELARELLARAARRSQTQGFSFSGDTHMEQEFGSSFLYELTPDQARAIEETRQDMMNPIPMDRVVCGDVGYGKTEVAMRAAFKAVTAGKQVAVLVPTTILAEQHGRNFRDRFADYPVRVAVLSRFGKPADQKVSLQDVQRGVVDIVIGTHRLLSADVAFKDLGLVIIDEEHRFGVKQKERIRAFRDVVDVLALSATPIPRTMGQALGGLKGLSVIESPPEGRLPIGTHVGPFDQKVVVSAVEQELRRGGQVFYVHNRVKSIEKRRQWLIDTLQDHGLTAKIALAHGQMSGPELEKIMWDFLHRKYDILLATSIIESGLDIPTVNTLVVEEAEDFGLAQLYQLRGRVGRDRVKAYCLLFYSEDVTLTEEAQKRLAALKEFASLGSGFKLAMRDLEIRGAGNLLGPEQHGYVNAVGLDLYGQLLTEEIEQQKTGGSPSREKNKPDTTIDIPLSAYLPETYLPSESDRVLFYKRLLDAPEDNLETLATELEDRCGRLPEPAKRLFDVARLRHAARARNVMHIGLEKEGLELRFAENAALTPDTLTRLTDHYGNRFSFLPGPPFGMRFEEPLPTDLVVWTTTFLATLDTGREEG; this is translated from the coding sequence GTGACAGATATCGCCCGTGCCATCGGCCCGCTCCCTGGGGGAGCGGAGGCCTGGTGGATCCTCCAAAACGCCGAGGGCCGTTGGTTGGTGGTCACAGCCACAGAGGAAACAGCCGGGACACTCTTTGACGATTTCCAAGCCCTCGAACGTTGGCGCTCCCCCCAAACCCCCACACGAGCCTCGTTTTTTTCAGAAGATGATGAGGAACGGCTCACCGCGCTATCCCTCTGGGCTGGAGGGAGAACTCAGGTATTGTTCGCCCCTCGAAATTCTCTCGAAATATTCCTCCCCCCTCCCGATGATTTTTCCGCGAGCCATCGCACACTGAGGTTGGGACATCGACTCAATCGGGAGGATTTTTTTGCCCATTTGTTAACCCATGGCTACGAACGGGTGGACACAGTGGAACGCCCGGGAGAAGTTGCCGTTCGAGGAGAAGTTTTAGATCTCTGGTCCCCGGGAGGGGAAAGCCCCCTGCGAACCCTTTGGCCTTTTGACCAAATCGAATCGATCCGAAAAATAAACGTGGCCACCCAACGATCCACAGACTTGATCGAAGAAACGGAAGTTCGTCCTGGCCGTCTCTTAAAAAGAGCAAACCCTCAGCAGTGTTCAACCCTCTTGGATTACCTGGGCCCCGAAGGAACCCTATTCGAATCCAACCCGCCCACTCTTTCACCTGTAGCGGGGTCCGGTACACGTTTCATTCACGACCCTTTATCCACGCCCCCCCATCCACTCCCGTATAGATCTCCTCCCCCCTTCGCTGGGCACATGAATCTGTTGGCCAAGGAAGTCGTCACGTGGGTCAAAGAAGGATGGAAAATATCCATCTTTTGTCATAACCCCGGCGAACAGGAACGGATGGAAGAAATCTTAATGGAGCAAGACCGTTCCCTTGCGCGCGCTTTTGAGGAGGCGAAAATTGACCTTCCGATCGGGCCCCTGACTCATGGATTTTTAGACACAGAGAATCGATTGGCGGTTTTGGCAAACGGGGAACTCTTTGGTCGCATACGACGCCGATTGCGCCTGCCAAAATTCACGGGTGGCACCCCCCTGGGCGCGGTAGCGGAATTACGCAAAGGCGACTACGTGGTGCACGAACAGTTTGGGATCGGGCGGTATATGGCCCTGGAACGTAAGACCGCGGGAAACATGGAAGCGGACTATCTTCGATTGGAATACAAAAATGGGGATCGGGTCTTTGTCCCGCTCTTCGATTTCCGTCATGTTCGAAAGTTCGTCGGGACCGAAGGAAAACGTCCGATTCTTTCATCTCTCGACACGGGTGCCTGGGACCGAACCCGGGAGGATGTGGAAAAAGCCGTGGCCGAACTGGCCCGGGAACTCTTGGCCCGGGCCGCCCGAAGGTCGCAAACCCAGGGATTTTCCTTCTCCGGAGACACCCATATGGAACAGGAATTTGGCTCATCGTTTCTTTACGAGTTGACGCCCGACCAGGCCCGGGCCATAGAAGAAACCCGGCAGGATATGATGAACCCGATCCCCATGGATCGGGTGGTCTGCGGCGATGTGGGGTATGGAAAAACCGAGGTGGCCATGCGCGCCGCGTTCAAAGCCGTGACCGCGGGCAAACAGGTGGCCGTGCTTGTGCCCACCACTATTTTGGCGGAACAACACGGCCGAAATTTCCGGGACCGGTTCGCGGATTATCCCGTTAGAGTGGCGGTCCTCTCTCGTTTCGGAAAACCCGCCGACCAAAAGGTCTCCCTTCAAGACGTCCAACGGGGCGTTGTTGACATCGTGATCGGCACCCATCGACTCCTCTCTGCCGATGTGGCATTTAAGGACTTGGGCCTGGTCATTATCGACGAAGAACACCGGTTCGGGGTTAAACAAAAAGAACGCATCCGAGCGTTCCGAGACGTGGTGGACGTCCTGGCCCTCTCCGCCACTCCCATCCCTCGAACCATGGGCCAGGCGTTGGGAGGACTGAAAGGCCTTTCCGTTATTGAATCCCCACCCGAGGGTCGGTTACCCATTGGCACCCATGTGGGCCCTTTCGACCAGAAGGTGGTGGTGTCCGCGGTGGAACAGGAGTTACGTCGTGGAGGTCAAGTGTTCTACGTTCACAACCGCGTCAAATCCATTGAAAAACGACGCCAATGGTTAATCGACACTCTCCAGGACCACGGACTTACCGCCAAAATCGCCTTGGCCCACGGACAGATGTCCGGCCCGGAACTTGAAAAAATCATGTGGGATTTCTTGCATCGGAAATACGATATCCTTTTGGCGACCAGCATCATCGAATCGGGTCTCGATATCCCGACGGTGAATACCTTGGTCGTGGAAGAAGCCGAAGATTTCGGCTTGGCTCAGCTTTATCAACTCCGTGGAAGAGTCGGGCGTGATCGCGTCAAAGCCTATTGCCTCCTCTTCTATTCGGAAGATGTCACTCTCACGGAAGAGGCCCAAAAACGGCTGGCCGCCCTGAAAGAGTTTGCTTCCCTGGGGTCCGGCTTCAAACTTGCCATGCGCGATCTGGAAATACGCGGCGCAGGGAATTTACTGGGGCCCGAACAACATGGCTATGTGAACGCCGTTGGGTTAGACCTCTATGGACAACTGCTCACGGAAGAAATAGAACAACAAAAAACGGGGGGATCCCCCTCGCGCGAAAAAAACAAGCCCGACACAACGATTGACATTCCTCTTTCGGCGTACCTCCCTGAAACGTACCTCCCCTCGGAATCGGACCGGGTCCTTTTTTACAAACGACTCCTTGACGCTCCAGAAGACAACCTAGAAACACTCGCCACCGAATTGGAAGACCGCTGCGGACGACTCCCGGAACCCGCAAAACGGCTCTTTGACGTGGCCCGGCTTCGACACGCGGCCCGCGCCCGAAACGTGATGCACATCGGGCTTGAAAAAGAGGGGTTGGAGCTCCGGTTTGCGGAAAACGCCGCGTTGACACCCGACACCCTCACACGTCTCACAGACCACTACGGGAATCGTTTCTCATTTTTGCCCGGCCCGCCGTTCGGCATGAGATTCGAAGAACCGCTCCCCACAGACCTTGTGGTTTGGACCACGACCTTCCTCGCCACCCTGGACACGGGAAGAGAAGAAGGATAA
- the rlmD gene encoding 23S rRNA (uracil(1939)-C(5))-methyltransferase RlmD: MTTGPLLLERLSLGGDAVARLPSAEPGRSGPVVFVPYGAPGDRVTLSSFKKENSYGRGWIGTLEAPSPQRTQPRCSLFFQPGQLSHQVCGGCDWQHLSYTTQGEAKRTLLIETLQRIGKIARPHVEETILAPESHGRWRYRNKGLVPFSRNTEGEIVAGFYAPGSHTVVPLQECLVQKERFDLVVRAAREWFSERDASLYDGSTETGWLRHLMVRTASSGETLVAPVTTSGPGLDMEAFVQDLRKSCSFVSSVYQNINDRPGNVVLGPRWKHWGGKPHLEEILLGLRFRLSPGAFFQVNTTMAEKLYSVAMDMAAVGPTDVVWELYAGVGAMGQLCARKAKLVWAVEENTQAVRDGIESLGLNKIRNMRFRQGRCELVLARSLLKDRPTVVLLDPPRAGCEKSVLKSIMRGNPFRVVYVSCDPGTLARDAQYLSTGGFHLKRSVPVDLFPQTAHIESVNLFERPTS, translated from the coding sequence ATGACAACAGGACCCCTTCTTCTTGAACGACTGTCCCTCGGTGGTGACGCGGTGGCTCGTCTCCCGAGCGCAGAACCGGGCCGATCGGGCCCGGTGGTTTTTGTCCCCTACGGTGCACCAGGGGACCGGGTCACGCTCTCTTCCTTCAAAAAAGAAAATTCCTATGGGCGAGGCTGGATCGGGACCCTTGAAGCCCCTTCCCCCCAGAGAACCCAACCCCGATGCTCTCTTTTCTTTCAACCCGGACAGTTATCTCATCAGGTTTGCGGTGGATGTGATTGGCAACATTTAAGTTACACCACCCAAGGAGAAGCCAAACGTACCCTGCTCATTGAAACTCTTCAGCGTATTGGAAAAATTGCTCGTCCCCATGTGGAAGAAACCATTTTAGCTCCGGAATCCCATGGGAGATGGCGGTATCGCAACAAGGGGTTGGTTCCTTTTTCCCGAAACACTGAGGGGGAAATCGTTGCCGGTTTCTACGCACCGGGTTCCCACACCGTGGTTCCCCTGCAGGAGTGCCTGGTTCAAAAGGAACGATTTGACCTTGTGGTTCGGGCCGCACGGGAATGGTTTTCCGAACGGGACGCCTCCCTCTATGACGGGTCCACGGAAACAGGGTGGTTAAGGCATCTGATGGTTCGCACCGCTTCGAGCGGGGAAACATTGGTGGCCCCCGTGACAACATCAGGCCCGGGCCTGGACATGGAAGCTTTTGTTCAGGACCTCCGTAAATCCTGCTCCTTTGTCTCCAGCGTTTACCAGAACATCAATGACCGACCCGGAAACGTTGTGCTGGGCCCCCGATGGAAACATTGGGGGGGCAAACCCCATCTCGAAGAAATTCTTTTGGGTCTTCGGTTCCGCTTGTCTCCGGGAGCCTTTTTTCAAGTCAACACGACGATGGCCGAAAAACTTTATTCTGTTGCCATGGACATGGCGGCCGTGGGCCCCACCGATGTGGTCTGGGAACTGTATGCCGGGGTCGGCGCCATGGGACAACTCTGTGCCCGCAAAGCCAAACTCGTGTGGGCCGTGGAAGAAAACACCCAAGCCGTTCGAGACGGCATTGAAAGTTTGGGGTTGAACAAGATCCGCAATATGAGATTTCGCCAGGGACGATGCGAATTGGTTCTGGCACGTTCTCTGCTCAAAGACCGACCCACCGTTGTCTTATTGGACCCCCCCCGGGCCGGCTGTGAAAAGTCCGTCTTGAAGTCTATTATGAGGGGGAACCCCTTTCGGGTGGTGTATGTGTCCTGTGACCCCGGAACACTCGCCCGAGACGCCCAATATTTATCAACGGGAGGATTCCATTTAAAACGATCGGTTCCCGTGGACCTTTTCCCGCAAACCGCCCATATCGAAAGCGTTAACCTTTTCGAGCGCCCGACTTCGTGA
- a CDS encoding DUF1805 domain-containing protein — MQTHEIVIGNKKGEGIEIPLPGAPLVLAKGSLGFVMCGYLDLHTADKVKAPAAIVRGVKTVDELLAAPVVAVSAAATDRGVKPGMTGYEALELFL, encoded by the coding sequence TTGCAAACACATGAAATTGTTATCGGAAACAAAAAGGGCGAAGGAATAGAAATCCCGTTGCCAGGCGCTCCCCTCGTCTTGGCCAAGGGGTCCCTAGGGTTTGTGATGTGCGGATATCTGGACCTCCACACGGCCGACAAAGTCAAGGCGCCCGCCGCCATCGTCCGAGGGGTGAAAACCGTGGATGAACTTTTGGCGGCGCCTGTGGTGGCGGTCAGTGCCGCCGCAACGGATCGAGGCGTCAAACCCGGCATGACGGGGTATGAAGCCCTGGAACTCTTTTTATAA
- a CDS encoding GNAT family N-acetyltransferase yields MLRFRRVVGMAVAATLLLTNVVATYAVEKSLWEERRAAVTRSPRFARLLPTTPGLLSRENKFFGGGSTTSQPPSNFKDLALSFDVASAVLPFGAIGAVHVGRRGAPVVFLLQDVHGNEGAQRNIGGLLNALAARGVAFVGLEGAWGPIDLEAYSRHPSPPSVSLVAEALRVSGYLSGAEWAGLTASNPLTLVGVETPTLYQANVAAAKECVSRRPAVDEFLRALTSNLEIKKTELYSEPLKSFDSHRGAYWDGRESLGNFARHLAGFPGVNKKPVPQVRRFLKAIEWENRLDFEKIETDRGNLMARLSRELHSKELDLLLSRAVEYRAGKTINGDFFETLRTLCARKDIALASYPIFSDYISFVGFVQGIHRAELLDELMAWEVDVGSHLAQSDEEKTLLEIDRDVSLLRQLLENEMSPESWAMYGKRKSSIVSLPARLVLYFDFQEPAGGLASFIRPHEDFCRLAMERDGALVKNFVSHVPFEKGNPSVLVTGGFHTPGIQSELHKKGFSTVTVTPRLEKVEGKPLDVFARDPLPFDQLFAGKPISLPSELLLNDADQSKRLVGGPSSAVAMVGLLPGEWEGDLNAWLEDQGFEVDSMSRDGDGLVRLEVVFQGTSIGFLVGRRGLIDATDKGKAFDKKQILSLPNGDSVLVYVNAPPENVASFVSVLWAPWELRVRSTFLLVRQTFLNGGSIFAPSGLGSLTEMNHGMRRLLSILIPIHWLRGMNMIPDGYSWDSPRSDGGEIPLLLGIADLVRGIAKSEDHSVHRPGLSKESARVQVSPLGLTVQLTLFDPSGQEVGRAIVDGKRGEVVLHQVVIKPGKNTFSEDLLRGVAKEFLVMKGQGILFLGGVTDPRVKQAAQRLFDQNTLSVAPKMFGRNTSHVQWPDAVDVASPEFSSLMVGSDPTDIRGSFSLSARKEFWPIEDLPAVESKEGRGRDPKVEFFPTRDRMRIREYAHLGVRDNDLRDLHDVHINGNQVGTVIFSKTPKGVSLRDILVFPNWRGQGVGKAIYAALAKQASLSLHPFRNEMGDPISFEGRNLANPGSYAIRSGLFVSGTMEIVPVGTRSSDENFEPIEGWENPVKEGTREFDHLVGEENIDVKGLNRGKYSIHFNMRGVTLPEIVGAAERDLLLEQRIRFAEQKTVERLFNRLEENSFTIVNDEIGKTLLMLGDGGVELARARFFGKRGEMTIAHTEIHSGGKVTALRLLMEIGRIGLFEGGVGRLLIRDTGDRGVVEAAKTLFEPESLRVAPHRFDRSVTNSRWGDRVDPFSEETIDRVLGTPHQTVDVSGSLSMKVCEILWPPMDSLQEKEGVRLVDSPVVEIVEARNPRDPDEFLVFSGREVVGKMSVEVNTDVVLQKKIQINHSPVQNRGRGYGSAALLSSAKLAARILFPKTNDHGGAVPLEFRNVLNPWVFEHAKRNIFIPGTLEILEAGTVWPLYDLPLSLGWGNALNERDPRFDVLTTQNFNDDGEYKVRFHLRGELQPEIVELARGDWTRTNSFLGLGIGFTFEPILLSFLGMGYLIAMVYKDKILDWLAKNNVPPWVRRGVNSYVPDLSHVRIKFFRMIFHQGQRRPNAMAPRIDHDLSTEERHALWESLMSLSPHPFEGMPPLMEINLGTLGGMEVPSSWAPDSFASDESLALMVRAASGSKAEVHQRIAYNATFFNEERGEETAAQAGAHAALYDEVKFPWATPMDWKFTQRLVTMLFQNGGNRRSRLAAFQLAYNSVRAAVWRGRLIGGTLASRNGLVLNLSPLFDPDSGKVVSEVAATLLNLGMALHLESPSGEFPIELLVDFPLEKDRVEARIKDFIPDYAKFEKSGRLRVRVRGVDKDVFKDGRISLMGLHEGFSLTAVGISEDHLLTDEIQPLKARGITFVPWHSILSKKVEDALKKMVFIRISA; encoded by the coding sequence ATGCTTCGCTTTCGACGTGTGGTTGGGATGGCGGTCGCCGCAACCCTCCTCCTCACGAATGTTGTGGCGACCTACGCCGTCGAAAAAAGCCTCTGGGAGGAACGGCGCGCCGCGGTCACACGGTCCCCGCGTTTTGCGCGACTTCTTCCGACCACTCCCGGCCTGTTGTCCCGGGAGAATAAATTTTTCGGCGGGGGATCAACAACCTCCCAGCCCCCGTCGAATTTTAAGGACCTCGCCCTTTCGTTTGACGTGGCGTCAGCGGTGTTGCCCTTCGGGGCAATAGGGGCGGTTCATGTGGGGCGCCGGGGGGCGCCGGTGGTGTTCCTCCTGCAAGATGTCCATGGCAATGAGGGTGCCCAAAGAAACATTGGCGGTCTCCTCAATGCGTTGGCTGCCCGTGGCGTTGCCTTCGTTGGTCTTGAGGGTGCCTGGGGACCGATCGACTTAGAGGCCTATTCCCGACACCCTTCTCCTCCCTCTGTTTCTCTTGTGGCCGAGGCCCTTCGTGTTTCGGGATACCTGAGCGGCGCGGAATGGGCCGGGTTAACCGCTTCGAATCCTCTCACGTTGGTGGGAGTGGAAACTCCCACCCTGTATCAGGCGAACGTGGCTGCCGCGAAAGAATGCGTTTCTCGCCGCCCGGCCGTTGATGAGTTTCTTCGCGCGCTTACCTCTAATCTCGAAATTAAAAAAACCGAACTCTATTCCGAACCACTAAAATCTTTTGATTCTCATAGGGGAGCCTATTGGGATGGACGTGAAAGTTTGGGGAATTTTGCCCGACACCTTGCCGGTTTTCCAGGTGTCAATAAGAAACCCGTTCCTCAAGTGAGACGTTTCCTTAAGGCCATCGAATGGGAGAATCGTTTGGATTTTGAAAAAATCGAAACGGACCGGGGGAATCTTATGGCTCGGTTGTCCCGGGAACTCCATTCAAAGGAGCTGGACCTTCTCCTCTCTCGTGCCGTGGAATACCGTGCGGGGAAAACAATTAACGGTGATTTTTTCGAGACTTTACGAACCCTCTGTGCGAGAAAAGATATCGCTTTGGCATCCTACCCGATTTTTTCCGATTATATTTCGTTTGTGGGATTTGTTCAGGGGATCCACCGTGCAGAACTTTTGGATGAACTGATGGCCTGGGAAGTGGACGTGGGGTCCCATCTCGCTCAGTCGGATGAAGAGAAGACCCTCCTTGAAATTGATCGAGACGTTTCCCTTCTTCGTCAATTGTTGGAAAACGAAATGTCCCCGGAATCTTGGGCGATGTATGGAAAAAGGAAGTCCTCCATTGTTTCTCTCCCGGCACGACTGGTGTTGTATTTTGATTTTCAAGAACCCGCAGGTGGGTTGGCCTCTTTCATTCGGCCCCATGAGGATTTTTGCCGGCTGGCCATGGAAAGGGATGGTGCCTTGGTCAAAAACTTTGTGTCCCACGTGCCATTTGAAAAGGGGAACCCATCCGTTCTGGTGACAGGGGGGTTTCACACCCCGGGAATCCAATCCGAACTCCATAAGAAAGGGTTTTCAACCGTTACTGTAACCCCCCGCCTTGAGAAGGTCGAAGGCAAACCCCTGGACGTCTTCGCTCGGGATCCCCTCCCCTTTGATCAGCTCTTTGCGGGGAAACCCATAAGTCTTCCTTCGGAACTCCTGCTCAACGATGCGGACCAGAGCAAAAGGCTGGTGGGTGGGCCGTCGAGCGCGGTCGCCATGGTGGGACTGCTTCCTGGGGAATGGGAGGGGGACCTCAATGCTTGGTTGGAGGATCAAGGGTTCGAGGTGGATTCAATGTCTCGCGATGGGGATGGGCTGGTTCGACTTGAAGTCGTTTTTCAAGGGACTTCGATCGGGTTTCTTGTCGGACGCAGGGGTTTGATCGATGCGACGGATAAAGGGAAGGCGTTCGACAAAAAACAAATTTTATCTTTACCGAACGGGGATTCTGTCCTTGTCTACGTAAACGCCCCTCCAGAAAACGTCGCCTCCTTTGTCTCGGTCCTATGGGCCCCATGGGAACTTCGTGTTCGAAGTACCTTCCTCCTCGTCCGTCAAACTTTTTTGAATGGGGGATCAATTTTTGCCCCGTCCGGCCTTGGCTCATTAACGGAAATGAATCATGGGATGAGACGTTTGCTTTCCATCCTCATTCCTATTCATTGGCTCAGGGGAATGAACATGATCCCTGACGGTTATTCTTGGGATTCTCCGAGGTCCGATGGGGGAGAAATTCCTCTCCTCCTAGGAATTGCGGATTTAGTGCGGGGTATTGCCAAATCCGAGGATCATTCGGTCCATCGACCTGGCCTTTCGAAAGAGAGCGCTCGGGTCCAGGTTTCTCCCCTTGGGCTTACGGTTCAGCTCACCCTCTTCGATCCTTCTGGACAGGAAGTGGGGCGTGCCATCGTGGATGGGAAGAGGGGGGAGGTTGTTCTTCACCAGGTGGTCATTAAACCTGGAAAAAACACGTTTTCCGAAGACCTCTTGAGGGGAGTGGCCAAAGAATTCCTGGTGATGAAAGGGCAGGGGATTCTTTTTCTCGGTGGGGTGACCGACCCGCGTGTGAAACAAGCCGCTCAGCGCCTGTTTGATCAAAACACCCTATCCGTGGCTCCTAAAATGTTTGGCCGAAATACTTCCCATGTCCAGTGGCCCGATGCGGTGGACGTTGCCTCCCCGGAATTTTCATCCTTAATGGTTGGGTCTGATCCCACCGATATAAGAGGATCTTTTTCGCTCTCTGCGAGAAAGGAGTTTTGGCCCATTGAAGATCTTCCAGCGGTCGAAAGCAAAGAGGGGCGGGGCCGGGACCCAAAAGTCGAATTCTTTCCCACGCGGGATAGGATGCGAATCAGAGAATACGCGCATTTGGGTGTACGCGATAACGATCTCCGGGATCTCCACGATGTCCACATAAACGGGAATCAAGTCGGAACGGTGATCTTTTCAAAAACGCCGAAGGGCGTTTCGCTGAGGGATATTTTAGTCTTCCCGAATTGGAGAGGGCAAGGGGTTGGCAAAGCCATATACGCGGCGCTGGCGAAGCAAGCCTCTTTGAGTCTGCATCCATTCCGAAATGAAATGGGGGATCCCATTTCATTTGAGGGAAGGAACCTGGCTAACCCAGGTTCTTACGCTATTCGATCGGGTTTGTTTGTGAGCGGGACAATGGAAATTGTTCCCGTTGGGACAAGATCTTCTGATGAAAATTTTGAGCCTATTGAAGGCTGGGAGAACCCCGTTAAGGAGGGGACCCGAGAATTTGACCATTTGGTGGGGGAGGAAAACATCGATGTCAAAGGTTTGAATAGGGGGAAATACTCCATCCATTTTAACATGCGTGGGGTAACTCTCCCGGAAATAGTGGGTGCCGCGGAACGGGACCTGCTGTTGGAGCAACGGATACGATTTGCAGAGCAGAAAACAGTGGAGCGCCTATTCAACCGTCTGGAAGAGAATTCATTTACCATTGTCAATGATGAAATCGGGAAAACGCTCCTCATGCTGGGCGACGGTGGGGTGGAGCTGGCCCGCGCTCGGTTCTTTGGCAAACGGGGTGAAATGACAATAGCCCATACGGAAATCCATTCCGGAGGGAAAGTCACGGCACTTAGGCTACTAATGGAAATCGGCCGTATTGGACTTTTCGAGGGAGGGGTTGGGCGACTGTTGATTCGGGACACGGGCGATAGGGGTGTGGTGGAAGCGGCCAAAACTCTTTTTGAACCAGAATCCCTTAGGGTGGCACCTCACCGATTTGATCGGTCGGTCACGAACTCGCGTTGGGGTGACCGAGTGGATCCTTTCAGTGAAGAAACCATCGATCGTGTATTAGGGACCCCGCATCAAACGGTTGATGTGAGCGGATCTCTTTCTATGAAAGTGTGCGAAATTCTCTGGCCCCCCATGGATTCGCTTCAAGAAAAAGAAGGGGTCCGTTTGGTCGATTCCCCGGTTGTGGAAATAGTTGAAGCGAGAAACCCACGGGACCCAGATGAGTTTTTGGTTTTTTCCGGGCGTGAAGTCGTTGGAAAGATGAGCGTCGAAGTTAACACGGATGTTGTCCTCCAAAAAAAAATCCAAATCAATCATTCGCCTGTTCAAAACCGAGGAAGGGGATATGGGTCTGCCGCTCTTCTCTCCTCTGCCAAGTTGGCCGCCCGGATCTTGTTCCCAAAAACAAATGACCACGGGGGGGCGGTTCCATTGGAATTCCGAAACGTTTTGAACCCGTGGGTTTTTGAACATGCGAAAAGGAACATTTTTATTCCCGGAACTTTGGAAATTCTTGAGGCAGGGACCGTTTGGCCTCTCTATGATCTTCCTCTCTCGCTGGGTTGGGGAAATGCTTTAAATGAACGGGATCCCCGGTTTGATGTTTTAACCACTCAAAACTTCAATGATGATGGTGAATACAAAGTTCGTTTCCACCTCCGTGGGGAACTTCAACCAGAAATAGTTGAGTTGGCTCGAGGAGATTGGACAAGAACAAACAGTTTCTTGGGTCTGGGCATCGGGTTCACCTTCGAACCCATCCTTCTGTCGTTCCTGGGCATGGGTTACCTGATCGCAATGGTCTACAAGGACAAAATCCTGGATTGGCTCGCTAAAAACAACGTGCCCCCGTGGGTACGAAGAGGAGTGAACAGCTATGTTCCCGACCTCTCCCACGTTCGAATCAAGTTTTTTCGCATGATCTTTCACCAGGGGCAGCGAAGACCTAACGCGATGGCACCGCGAATTGATCATGATCTCTCAACGGAAGAACGTCATGCTTTGTGGGAGTCTTTAATGTCTCTTTCTCCTCACCCCTTTGAAGGGATGCCGCCATTGATGGAAATAAACCTGGGGACGTTGGGTGGAATGGAAGTGCCCTCTTCATGGGCCCCTGATTCCTTCGCAAGTGATGAATCTTTGGCTCTCATGGTGCGGGCGGCCTCGGGATCCAAAGCGGAGGTTCATCAACGGATCGCTTACAATGCAACCTTTTTCAACGAAGAACGTGGGGAAGAGACCGCTGCCCAAGCCGGAGCCCACGCGGCGCTTTACGACGAGGTGAAATTTCCCTGGGCCACCCCTATGGATTGGAAGTTCACCCAGCGTCTTGTCACGATGCTATTCCAAAACGGAGGGAATAGGCGTTCGCGGTTGGCCGCTTTCCAGTTGGCCTACAATTCGGTTCGGGCGGCTGTTTGGCGTGGGCGATTGATCGGAGGAACTCTCGCATCAAGGAACGGGTTGGTTCTAAACCTATCACCGCTTTTTGACCCGGACAGTGGGAAAGTCGTTTCCGAGGTGGCGGCAACTCTTCTCAACCTGGGAATGGCGCTTCACTTAGAGAGCCCTTCCGGGGAATTTCCTATCGAGCTGTTGGTGGATTTTCCGCTTGAAAAGGATCGGGTCGAGGCGCGCATCAAAGATTTCATCCCAGACTATGCCAAGTTCGAAAAGTCGGGCCGACTTCGTGTCCGGGTGAGGGGAGTAGACAAGGACGTATTCAAGGACGGCCGTATCTCTTTAATGGGCCTCCATGAAGGATTTTCCCTAACAGCGGTGGGCATCAGCGAGGATCATCTCCTCACGGATGAAATCCAACCGTTGAAAGCACGCGGAATAACGTTTGTTCCCTGGCACTCTATCCTTTCAAAAAAAGTTGAGGATGCTTTAAAAAAGATGGTCTTTATAAGAATTTCAGCTTAA